A segment of the Devriesea agamarum genome:
CGCGATGTGACGGCTGTCTTGGCAGAGAACTCCTCGGGCCGATCACCCGCAACAGAAGCGTCCCGGAGCGTGGGAAACACTCCTGCCCCTCCGGTTCCCCGGAACGACACAGGACCTTTACCGTGGGGACGACGGCCGCGACTAGCATTTTTCGGGGCCAAGCCGTCGGCTGTGGACCCCATACTGGAACCGCTGCTTCAAGCCGTACGGGCAGTGCGGCCTAAAGAAGATCTCTCGCTTTTAACGCGTGCGTTCCAGACAGCTGAACGCGCTCACAGGGGTCAGCAGCGGCGCAGCGGGGACCCGTACATCACCCATCCGGTATCGGTGGCCACGATTCTTGCCGAACTGGGATCGCCAATTCCGGTTCTGGCGGCCGCGTTGCTGCACGACACCGTTGAGGACACTGACTACACACTCGATCAGTTGCGAGCAGACTATGGCGAAGAAATCGCCATTCTGGTCGACGGCGTGACCAAACTCGACAAAGTCACCTACGGGGATGCAGCCCAAGCTGAAACCGTCCGCAAGATGATCGTGGCCATGAGCCGCGATATTCGGGTGCTTATGATCAAGCTCGCGGACCGTTTACACAATGCGCGAACGTGGAAGTATGTACCCACAGCTTCGGCGGAACGCAAAGCTAAAGAAACTCTTGAAATCTATGCCCCGCTGGCTCATCGCCTAGGTCTGAACACGATTAAGTGGGAGCTTGAGGATCGCTCTTTCCAGGTGCTGTATCCCAAGGTGTATGACGAGATTGTCGCCCTGGTGGCAGATCATGCTCCGGCCCGGGAAAAGTATCTTGCGTCGGTGACGAAGCAGATCAATAACGATCTGCATAATGCCCGGATTAAAGCTACCGTCACCGGACGCCCTAAGCATTACTATTCGATCTATCAGAAAATGATTGTCCGTGGCCGCGACTTTGCCGATATCTACGATTTAGTGGGTATTCGGGTTCTGGTGGATTCTGTCCGCGATTGCTACGGGGTGCTCGGTATTTTGCATTCCCGTTGGTCGCCGGTACCTGGCCGTTTCAAAGACTATATTGCGCTGCCAAAATTCAATCTTTACCAGTCGCTCCACACCACCGTGATCGGCCCCACTGGGAAACCGGTTGAGGTGCAGATCCGCACCTGGGAGATGCATCGACGGGCTGAATACGGGGTAGCGGCGCACTGGAAATATAAGGCACGCGCCGGGGAAGCTGACCGCGGTCCCGCAGGTGGGCAGGACATTTCCTGGCTCCGCCAGTTGATGGATTGGCAGCAGGAAACCGCTGACTCGGGTGAGTTCTTAGAATCTTTGCGCTTTGAGATGGGAAGCCAAGAGGTCTACGTCTTCACTCCCAAGGGTGATGTGTTGGCGTTGCCGCAGGGATCCACGCCGGTGGACTTTGCGTACTCCGTGCATACGGAGGTTGGGCACCGGACGATGGGGGCGAGGGTTAATGGCCGACTCATTTCCCTAGATACTCCGCTCAGCACAGGTGATGTGGTGGAGGTGTTTACCTCTAAAGCCGAAGGTGCTGGTCCTAGTCAGGACTGGCTCGCCTTTGTGAAGTCGCCGCGAGCTCGCACCAAAATCAGGCAGTGGTTTACTAAGGAACGTCGAGAAGAAGCACTCGACCGTGGGCGCGATGAACTCGGCAAAGCGTTAAAGAAACAGAACCTGCCGCTTCGGCGTCTGCTGACCCATGACTCGTTGACTGCGGTGGCATCCGATTTACGTTATGCCGATGTGGATGCTCTCTATACCGCTATCGGTGAGGGGCACGTCAGCGCGCAGTCTGTCTCGCAGCGGCTTGTGCAGAGCTTCGGGGGAGCGGCTGGGGCGGAAGAGGATCTGGCCGAGACAACCCTCCCCTCAAAGGTGCATCGTCCCCGCCAATCGGGTTCTGGCAATCCCGGCATCGTGGTGGATGGCGAGGGTGACCTGTGGGTGAAGCTTGCGAAGTGCTGTGCCCCGGTGCCTGGCGATCCCATCATCGGTTTTGTGACGCGAGGCAGCGGAATATCGGTGCACCGGACGGACTGTACGAATGCGGCACAGCTAAAGACAGAACCGGATCGACTAGTTGAGGTGACCTGGTCGGGCCGCAGTACGAGCGCGTTTTTGGTGCATGTGAAAGTGGAGGCGTTGGACCGTTCGCACCTGCTCAGCGACTTGGCGCAGGCGATTGCTGACCAGCATGTTCCGATCCAGGCGGCATCGTGTCACTCTCATCGTGACCGTTTAGCCACGGCGTCGTTCAGCTTTGAATTGGCGGACCCCGCTCATCTCAGCCATGTGTTGAAGCAGATCCGCCGGGTTGAAGGGGTCTACGACGCGTATCGGGTCAACGGTGATGGCCGGCCTGTTAATACCCGCACAGGTCAACTTTCCAGCTGACGTACGTTCGCGTAGGGACGCCATGACCCGCTCATCACCGCGCCGGATGGGCAGACCGTTAGACGGCGAGGTCAGTCAGAAGCGTAAGAGCGCGGGTGCCATGGGGCCGCTTCCGGATGCGCTGGATTTCCCGGCTGAGATCGGGTATAGACAGATGTCCGGAGGCAATAAAGGCGCGGACGGTCTGAATAGCCTGATATGACGGCGCCAATCGGAGCAAGTCGGTGGCCGTGCGCACCGGAATGGTCACTGGGCAGCCGCCAATTCTCTCTACGTGTTCGGGCGGCAGATCACGGGAGTGCCGGATTCTCATCCCGCGTCGAGAAGCTGGTCTGAGGGCCGTCACGAACGATCCCGATGTCGATTCCGGTGGACCCAGCACAACCCAGGCGGCGGCATCATCAGCTATGACGTAGTCCCCTCGCAGCATAGAGCCGAGCATGATTCCTAGCGCAACGGCCCTACCCGCTGGACCGATCTGATGTGTGCCAGGTAGATAAAGCTCGCCCACGACGTGCGTGATAAGCCCGTCGGTTTCCATCACCGCTGTTGCGGGCGAGGACGGCAGACGAAGAAGAACTTGTTCGAGATCTTCCGCCAGCATCCCTGCGTGGGCCGACCACACTGTGCACGGGTGAGTCGATATGGAAGGTAGGAGTGCGGTATGGCAGGAGCTGAACGCAGGCGCAGGCATTCATTTAGCCTGCGCTCACTGACCGCACACCGCCAGAGCCAGGCGGGCCTTGTGGATAACTCATATCCGCGGTTGTCGTACCGTCGGCGCAGTCCGAGAACGCTTAGCTGCATGGATCAGCCTCGGAAATGGCTCTGCTTGTCGGTCAGAGAGTAACTAGCGGGCAGTAACTAGGTGCGGAAGCCGAACCAAAACCCCAGCCTCTGAGGTCGGTAACTTTAGAGCCTGGGGTTTTGGTCTGCGCGGTTGTAACCCACGCAGTTTAGCCTTAGAGCTGCTGGCCTCAGCCCAAATCCTGTGCGGAGCGTTCGATCACGGCGAGCCACTGCTGACGGGCAGTCAGAGCAGCTTCAGCTTCGGCGATCCGGCGGGCATCACCGCTGCGTCGAGCCTTCTCCAAGGCTTCCTCATAGCTTGCGATAGCGGCCTGAAGCTGGCTCGAGGCTCCCTGAACCCTAGCCTTGGTTCGCGGATCCGTACGACGCCATTCAGCCTCTTCTGCCTCACGGACCTGACGCTCAACATCGCGCAGACCATCCTCAATCCGGCGCAGATCAGAACGCGGAACCTTCCCCGCGTCCTCCCAGCGGTCCTGAATTGAACGCAGAGAGCGTTTGGTCGCGTCGAGGTCAGAAATCGGCAGTAAGGCCCGGGCTTCGGCGAGCAGAGCCTCCTTAACGACCAAGTTTTGCTTCTGTTCAGCTTCGGACGCTTGGAGGTCAGCGTTCCTGGCGGCGAAGAAGTGATCCTGGGCAGCCTTGAAACGCGACCACTGGGCGTCGTCGGTCTTGCGCTGGCCGCGAGGGGCGGAGCGCCATTCGTCCATGAGTGAGCGATAGGCGCGAACCGTCGGGCCCCAATCGGTGGAATCCTTCATGGCCTCTGCGCGGTGGATCAGACTTTCCTTGATTTCTTTGGCTTCGGCATGGCGCTTGTCAAGATCAGCGAAATGGGCGCGACGCATCCGATCAAAGGATGACCGAGCAGCCGACAGGCGCTTCCACAGGCCGTCTTCGACGCTGCGGTCTAACGCAACATCTGCTGACTGCATTTCTTTCCATCGCTGAACCATGGTG
Coding sequences within it:
- a CDS encoding RelA/SpoT family protein, which encodes MPGPPRDVTAVLAENSSGRSPATEASRSVGNTPAPPVPRNDTGPLPWGRRPRLAFFGAKPSAVDPILEPLLQAVRAVRPKEDLSLLTRAFQTAERAHRGQQRRSGDPYITHPVSVATILAELGSPIPVLAAALLHDTVEDTDYTLDQLRADYGEEIAILVDGVTKLDKVTYGDAAQAETVRKMIVAMSRDIRVLMIKLADRLHNARTWKYVPTASAERKAKETLEIYAPLAHRLGLNTIKWELEDRSFQVLYPKVYDEIVALVADHAPAREKYLASVTKQINNDLHNARIKATVTGRPKHYYSIYQKMIVRGRDFADIYDLVGIRVLVDSVRDCYGVLGILHSRWSPVPGRFKDYIALPKFNLYQSLHTTVIGPTGKPVEVQIRTWEMHRRAEYGVAAHWKYKARAGEADRGPAGGQDISWLRQLMDWQQETADSGEFLESLRFEMGSQEVYVFTPKGDVLALPQGSTPVDFAYSVHTEVGHRTMGARVNGRLISLDTPLSTGDVVEVFTSKAEGAGPSQDWLAFVKSPRARTKIRQWFTKERREEALDRGRDELGKALKKQNLPLRRLLTHDSLTAVASDLRYADVDALYTAIGEGHVSAQSVSQRLVQSFGGAAGAEEDLAETTLPSKVHRPRQSGSGNPGIVVDGEGDLWVKLAKCCAPVPGDPIIGFVTRGSGISVHRTDCTNAAQLKTEPDRLVEVTWSGRSTSAFLVHVKVEALDRSHLLSDLAQAIADQHVPIQAASCHSHRDRLATASFSFELADPAHLSHVLKQIRRVEGVYDAYRVNGDGRPVNTRTGQLSS
- a CDS encoding DUF349 domain-containing protein, with the translated sequence MSESHDVKPDAQTETAPASTAPSTPATPRPRAMPSPAQLARLADRQHRPALVPAAPTVTEYPEDKVREALTFGSIAEDGTISVKDGSGSREIGTAEGTDHEAALRPFVHAYLDLVAFLDLTEQKLSVGHLTQAELNRLLEQLRKKLKEPAVVGDLAALRERGTQLREQAKAALAVVEQERIAAKEQATARREEFVRSIEELVAAEPDRIQWRSATETMRTMVQRWKEMQSADVALDRSVEDGLWKRLSAARSSFDRMRRAHFADLDKRHAEAKEIKESLIHRAEAMKDSTDWGPTVRAYRSLMDEWRSAPRGQRKTDDAQWSRFKAAQDHFFAARNADLQASEAEQKQNLVVKEALLAEARALLPISDLDATKRSLRSIQDRWEDAGKVPRSDLRRIEDGLRDVERQVREAEEAEWRRTDPRTKARVQGASSQLQAAIASYEEALEKARRSGDARRIAEAEAALTARQQWLAVIERSAQDLG